TCGAGGAGCGCCGGATCGATGCGCGTCTTGATGCGGAACATCAGCTTCAGCCGCTCTTCTTCCGTCTCCACCGTCTTCGGCGTGAACTGCGCCACGTCGGCCACGAAGGACACGTTCGCGGGCACGACATATTGCGGGGCGGCATCGAGGATGACCCGCGCTTCTGCGCCCAGCTTCACCCGGCCCGCGTCGATTGTGGGCAGGAACAGCGTCATGTAGACGTCCCGGAGGTCGATGAGATTGACCACCGTGCCACCCGCCGCCAGCACCTCGCCGGGCTCGGCGACGCGATACTGCACACGGCCGTAGCGTGGCGAGCGCAGTGTGCTGTCGTCGATATCCGCCTCGATGCGTTCGATCGTGGCTTGCGTCGCATCAACGGCCGCATGGGCACTGATGACCTGCGATTGGGCAAGCCCGATCGCCGCCTCCGCCGCAGACACTTGCGCCTTGGCCGCCGCGACTGCTGCCTTGCCCCCTGCGAACGCCGCCCGGCGGTCATCGAGAACCTGGACCGAGGTGGCCCCTTTCGGGACCAGTTCCTCGGCGCGCGCCAGACGCTTGTCCGCCGCATCCAGCTCGGCCTCGCGCTGCGCCACCGAGGCCTCGGCGGCCGCCTTCTCCGCTTCGCGCTGGGACACTTGGCTTTCGGCGGTCTTGACCCCGACCTTTGCGCGCCGGAGTTCAGCGTCCGCCTCGCGGAGCTGCGCGTCCAGCGCCTCCGTATCCATCACCGCGAGAACCTGGCCCGCGTCGACAAAGTCACCTTCGCGGACTTCGATCTTCTCGACCCGGCCGGCGATCTTGGTGGCGACGTCGATTTCCGTCGCCTCGATGCGGCCATTGCCCACGGCGAAGCCTTCGGGCGGGCCGTCCGAGCGCAGGGTTTGCCAGAGAAAGTAAGCGGCGCCAGCGATCAGCGCGGCAATCGCGGCCCTCACGAGCCAAGTCTTCATTGTTTGCGTCATACTTCCGCCAAGTGGCCGCCGGCACCCCAACGAGCCCTTAATGCCCGGTTCGGATTCGCACTTCCAAGGTCCGGAGCTTTAGCACAGCGGACAGCCGCTTTCGATGTCTGCGGCCGCGGCAGCCTGCTGCAGGTCAGAAGCGGACAGGTAACACCGACCGGCCAAGGCCATCACAGGCCAGGTTGGAAATTCTCGGGTGTTGAACCGCTCCGCGAC
The DNA window shown above is from Methyloceanibacter stevinii and carries:
- a CDS encoding HlyD family secretion protein produces the protein MKTWLVRAAIAALIAGAAYFLWQTLRSDGPPEGFAVGNGRIEATEIDVATKIAGRVEKIEVREGDFVDAGQVLAVMDTEALDAQLREADAELRRAKVGVKTAESQVSQREAEKAAAEASVAQREAELDAADKRLARAEELVPKGATSVQVLDDRRAAFAGGKAAVAAAKAQVSAAEAAIGLAQSQVISAHAAVDATQATIERIEADIDDSTLRSPRYGRVQYRVAEPGEVLAAGGTVVNLIDLRDVYMTLFLPTIDAGRVKLGAEARVILDAAPQYVVPANVSFVADVAQFTPKTVETEEERLKLMFRIKTRIDPALLEKHVRDVKTGLPGIAYVQLDPDIPWPDNLKVRLPE